One segment of Spiroplasma cantharicola DNA contains the following:
- a CDS encoding ROK family protein encodes MNKKNYALAIDLGGTTAKCALIYEEKIIDKIIIKTKKSEILENIYFNILPFLEKYKLKQSDLIFIGITICGLIDYENGISIWAGNLEWNNYGVVNKLKELFQIENIYILNDSKSATYGEYVKGIKKEKSSMLLYTIGTGLGGGVILNHELYFGNNTKLASEPGHSGGFQSNYQCNCNLPGCIEGLSSATGIEKELNKNYEYFSKKLNIQKKWIEIKDIYSLFQSEDKKTIDILTTCLTPLAKHIAVSLHLMDFEIVVIGGGPSALGKKLITIIKDILRKYLLPSFYKKLDLRIAKLGNDAGIWGIYYWAIEKLTN; translated from the coding sequence ATGAACAAAAAAAACTATGCCTTAGCAATTGATCTTGGTGGCACAACAGCAAAATGTGCTTTAATTTATGAAGAAAAAATTATTGACAAAATTATTATAAAAACTAAAAAAAGTGAAATTTTGGAAAACATTTATTTTAATATTTTACCTTTTTTAGAAAAGTACAAATTAAAACAAAGTGATCTTATTTTTATAGGAATTACAATTTGTGGGTTAATTGATTATGAAAATGGAATTTCAATTTGAGCAGGAAACTTAGAATGAAATAATTATGGAGTAGTTAATAAATTAAAGGAATTATTTCAAATTGAAAATATTTATATTTTAAATGATTCAAAATCTGCTACATATGGAGAGTATGTTAAAGGAATCAAAAAAGAAAAAAGTAGTATGCTTTTATATACAATTGGTACAGGACTTGGTGGAGGAGTTATATTAAACCATGAATTATATTTTGGCAATAATACAAAGTTGGCAAGTGAACCAGGACACAGTGGTGGATTTCAAAGCAATTATCAATGTAATTGCAATTTACCCGGATGTATAGAAGGCTTAAGTAGTGCCACAGGAATTGAGAAAGAACTAAATAAAAATTATGAATATTTTTCAAAAAAATTAAATATTCAAAAAAAGTGGATTGAAATAAAAGATATTTATAGTTTATTTCAAAGTGAAGATAAAAAGACAATTGATATTTTAACAACATGCTTAACTCCTTTAGCCAAACATATTGCAGTTTCCTTACATTTAATGGATTTTGAAATTGTTGTTATTGGAGGAGGACCTTCTGCATTAGGTAAAAAGTTAATTACTATTATTAAAGACATATTAAGGAAATATTTATTACCCAGTTTTTATAAAAAATTGGACTTAAGAATAGCGAAGTTAGGAAATGATGCTGGTATTTGAGGAATATATTATTGAGCTATAGAGAAACTAACTAATTAA
- a CDS encoding RpiB/LacA/LacB family sugar-phosphate isomerase — MKIAIGCDHIVTDIKDKIVEMLKLDGIEVIDCGTNDFNRTHYPIYGHKVAVNVVTKKVDLGIVICGTGVGITNSAQKVKGARVVLAKDVLTVVDAKEKYNANIVGFGGRIVGLGLMYEMITKFIEAKYLAKNDKLISQIDNMIKQENYDSRIFDKENKKWDEGFYN, encoded by the coding sequence ATGAAAATCGCAATAGGATGTGATCACATTGTTACTGACATTAAAGATAAAATAGTTGAGATGTTAAAACTTGATGGAATAGAAGTAATTGATTGTGGTACTAATGATTTTAATAGAACTCACTATCCGATATATGGTCATAAAGTAGCTGTCAATGTAGTGACAAAAAAAGTTGATCTTGGAATTGTAATTTGTGGAACTGGGGTTGGAATTACAAATAGTGCTCAAAAAGTTAAAGGAGCAAGAGTTGTCTTAGCCAAAGATGTTTTAACAGTTGTTGATGCAAAGGAAAAATACAATGCCAATATTGTTGGATTTGGTGGAAGAATTGTTGGTCTTGGCTTAATGTATGAAATGATTACAAAATTTATTGAGGCTAAATATTTAGCTAAAAATGATAAACTAATTAGTCAAATTGATAATATGATTAAGCAAGAAAATTATGATAGTAGAATTTTTGATAAAGAGAATAAAAAGTGAGATGAGGGATTTTATAATTAA
- a CDS encoding RpiB/LacA/LacB family sugar-phosphate isomerase: MENIIIYINKKIDKEYKKYLLENIKSKNFTITFQEEKDMFSDLNELANKLSLKELQRVIVIDDFGTLPFMIMAQKKGVVVAQVSDYHSGRMTIEHNNSNVLSLGFAIIAKENMMDVINVYLNATFEAGRHMVRINMLENILEGE, encoded by the coding sequence GTGGAAAATATAATAATATATATCAATAAAAAAATTGATAAAGAATATAAAAAATATTTATTGGAAAATATTAAGTCAAAAAACTTTACTATTACATTTCAAGAAGAAAAGGATATGTTTAGTGACTTAAATGAATTAGCAAATAAGCTAAGTTTAAAAGAATTGCAAAGAGTAATTGTTATTGATGACTTTGGAACGTTACCATTTATGATTATGGCTCAAAAAAAAGGAGTTGTAGTTGCTCAAGTTTCTGATTATCATTCTGGAAGAATGACAATTGAACACAATAACTCAAATGTTTTATCTTTAGGGTTTGCTATTATTGCAAAAGAAAATATGATGGATGTAATTAATGTTTATTTAAATGCTACATTTGAAGCGGGAAGACATATGGTAAGAATCAATATGTTAGAAAATATTTTGGAGGGAGAATAA
- a CDS encoding DeoR/GlpR family DNA-binding transcription regulator, translated as MKSHNKSERVNIYLSNLNDQINLNMKSFIKIGHDYNIPEITVRRDVKFLEKMGYLKIDMGLMNFVKNKDYEITRNEKLQTNKEKKQIIAIKANELISSSEIFVGPGTTCETFIRAITKNINVLYTNGMEIARIANNSPNIHHVVIIGGRLRPQSTAMCGPIANRALETLKFAQSFITVTNVDQNLYLYNNHEDEAEFINNLINVTKETICLIDSSKINNLVKGNLICNIEKINTLVVDKLPDEEILSKIPPTIKNV; from the coding sequence ATGAAAAGTCATAACAAGTCTGAACGTGTAAATATTTATTTATCAAATCTTAATGACCAAATAAATCTTAATATGAAATCTTTTATTAAAATAGGACACGATTATAATATCCCAGAAATAACTGTTAGAAGGGATGTTAAGTTTTTAGAAAAAATGGGTTATTTAAAAATTGATATGGGCTTAATGAATTTTGTTAAGAATAAAGACTATGAAATTACTAGAAATGAAAAATTGCAAACTAATAAAGAAAAGAAACAAATAATTGCTATTAAGGCAAATGAATTAATTAGCTCTTCTGAAATATTTGTAGGTCCAGGAACTACATGTGAAACTTTTATAAGAGCAATTACTAAAAATATTAATGTTTTATATACTAATGGAATGGAAATTGCTAGAATTGCCAATAATTCGCCAAATATCCATCATGTAGTTATAATTGGAGGTCGATTAAGACCTCAATCAACAGCTATGTGTGGCCCAATAGCTAATCGAGCTTTAGAAACATTAAAATTTGCTCAATCATTTATAACTGTTACTAATGTTGATCAAAATTTATATCTTTATAATAATCATGAAGACGAAGCCGAATTTATTAATAATTTAATTAATGTAACAAAAGAAACAATTTGTTTGATAGACTCTAGTAAAATTAATAATTTGGTAAAGGGAAATTTAATATGTAATATTGAAAAAATTAATACCTTAGTAGTAGATAAATTGCCAGATGAAGAAATTTTAAGTAAAATTCCACCAACTATTAAAAATGTCTAA
- a CDS encoding ABC transporter permease — protein MKGIRLLLKNAFKSAGKNKSQIIGLSLLVMLVSLVISVLGATSTRVVGAYNQLNSQSNLRDYVVDINMEDKILEPDENGKDIKEWEIDGVLSKDDMLYQQYIMNQIALKYNLDVSFTEARLISGLYGKKGDIRVKAISKINSDINMGVDKLVVSKGRTFKAEAKEVVIGESYAKQNGIKVGDIVRVNTDKYGKDLLVKNTEGNSPEVEQLKKDLREMTNVQTFLDSNAYRNQVWFEVVGIGTSADFTTPIMDATTIMPNINNEVLMYMDSSWMGYESIAYNFTKINNEGSTARNEVKKTMASYIVSNAKVVVTSENDRETYISVKAANGSNSELLNNLEKEYKTWANIKLDSKYIYDSNDSLYKFSTRITTFKSIMTGYNSMATALIIVIVAIAGFTTVLTTKKQVELQSKQIGCLKSLGYKKREIVNNFIAIPLIVSILGALLGYIISIFIETLVVSIFSNYFNIAFLGFKFNIVSFGTSIIGLWIGLTLLAFIIGYWTIRLPALTLLQGGDDKVINKFSMSIKSLFKKRGFNTRLKTALLTTSMGKLAGVSATMLLSATLITTTIIAPKVMKDNMTATFNGMNYENMVEYTQPIANNPWSFQRTYNPNWNSEKEGWGQYEIDKMVKIKNSGKEGNKGITDGWTPYPVKEIESNPTDAIKHEIDWANVYSSLLEGNISPYYYTYDIAKDDKFFWTEFSYLNWKNMSTKLLQNLDRAEVSGFTGGIALSQLQAQWPDYIKLTDNIKNLKDPTASPSTLDLKTYSRLMLQVYSKYIKGLKLTYNEGMIDRSNPEELLINASKAQNKLNSVFKTKKTKNYWDLNKNEKNTMQINEDFTADFKFKWNGEFISPLEINESDLESVTDENILKDLNRALTLWFGSVLDGRMGTAVLQTTYTRSPYFVQEYIKSAIENNENYNITFNLIPYDNNKDELGTMLNSNFLSKNGKVESAKIFGVEKDSKLVSLKNARGLELSSTLFKNEVNDFVPLIINESFSKKINKEVGQTISLKVLRELLKLDGENKDLVLNEDVKYGHNLVKDNKLNFNNEFRTQSTYAYYSNGGIYADNSSAILGRGVDSSTIGDINIAAKYADKATNPIDVYEKYKDGTLRVNSKYENVEFVIAGVQNGYGQPQGWISNEKANQILEYDQVKKYNFQNWFAREYPQGNPLYKLEQFSNGDEEKIQGVTLEEFIQEVYDGKRTYEDFIANVQRSKPGSSWRNMNQLYDNLYPIFNYKYSEEPEIIDLTQGFSVSSKIGDFSSVGLNGSFETKQVPCSEVESTDADENECTIVDPEKFNQGYGIGTLSTMLPKEQTRQILGQVTDLINLIIIMFITIAIIVSATIILLTTSLIIFENKQFIATMKTLGYSNGYVVRQILGMYIAPIMIMYVIGFIAGWYIFVIISDFLALNTAWVLPVNFSLWLPFSVFGVIATIYVVTFTIGWKNIQKINPLEALKDKD, from the coding sequence ATGAAAGGAATTAGACTTTTACTAAAGAATGCTTTTAAGTCTGCTGGAAAAAATAAATCACAAATTATTGGTTTATCACTTTTAGTTATGTTGGTATCTTTAGTTATATCAGTTTTAGGTGCAACATCAACTAGAGTTGTAGGGGCTTATAATCAATTAAATAGTCAATCAAATTTGAGAGATTATGTTGTAGATATTAATATGGAAGATAAAATCTTAGAACCTGATGAAAATGGTAAAGATATTAAAGAATGAGAAATAGATGGAGTACTTTCAAAAGATGATATGTTGTATCAGCAATATATCATGAACCAAATAGCACTTAAATATAATTTAGATGTATCATTTACTGAAGCTAGATTGATATCAGGTTTATATGGTAAAAAAGGTGATATTAGAGTTAAAGCAATTTCAAAAATTAACTCTGATATAAATATGGGTGTAGATAAACTTGTAGTATCAAAAGGAAGAACTTTTAAAGCAGAAGCCAAAGAAGTAGTAATTGGTGAATCTTATGCTAAACAAAATGGTATTAAAGTTGGTGATATTGTTAGAGTGAATACAGATAAATATGGAAAAGATTTATTAGTTAAAAACACTGAGGGTAATTCACCAGAAGTTGAACAACTTAAAAAAGATTTAAGAGAAATGACTAATGTTCAAACATTTCTAGATAGCAATGCTTATAGAAATCAAGTTTGATTTGAAGTTGTAGGAATTGGAACATCAGCTGATTTTACAACTCCAATAATGGATGCAACTACAATAATGCCTAACATTAATAATGAAGTATTAATGTATATGGATTCTTCATGAATGGGTTATGAAAGTATAGCTTATAATTTTACAAAAATAAATAATGAAGGATCAACAGCAAGAAATGAAGTTAAAAAGACTATGGCTTCATATATTGTTTCAAATGCAAAAGTTGTTGTAACTTCTGAAAATGATAGAGAAACTTATATCTCTGTTAAAGCAGCAAATGGAAGTAATAGTGAACTTTTAAATAATTTAGAAAAAGAATATAAAACTTGAGCGAATATAAAACTAGATAGTAAATATATTTATGACTCAAATGATTCACTTTATAAATTTTCTACAAGAATAACAACATTTAAATCTATAATGACTGGTTATAATTCAATGGCAACTGCTTTAATAATTGTTATTGTTGCAATTGCAGGTTTTACAACAGTGTTAACAACAAAAAAACAAGTTGAGTTACAAAGTAAACAAATTGGTTGTTTAAAATCTTTAGGATATAAAAAACGTGAAATTGTTAATAATTTTATTGCTATTCCATTAATTGTTTCAATTCTTGGAGCTTTATTAGGATATATTATTTCAATATTTATTGAAACTCTAGTAGTAAGTATTTTTTCAAATTACTTTAATATTGCTTTCTTAGGGTTTAAATTTAATATTGTTTCTTTTGGAACAAGTATTATTGGTTTATGAATCGGTCTAACACTATTGGCATTTATAATTGGTTATTGAACTATTAGGTTGCCTGCTCTAACTTTATTGCAAGGTGGAGATGATAAGGTAATTAATAAATTTTCAATGTCTATTAAATCTTTATTTAAAAAAAGAGGTTTTAACACAAGGCTAAAAACAGCTCTATTAACTACTTCTATGGGAAAACTTGCTGGAGTTAGTGCCACAATGCTTTTAAGTGCAACTTTAATTACAACAACAATTATTGCTCCAAAAGTTATGAAAGATAATATGACAGCAACTTTTAACGGAATGAATTATGAAAATATGGTTGAATATACTCAACCAATAGCAAATAATCCATGATCATTTCAAAGAACATATAACCCAAATTGAAACAGTGAAAAAGAGGGTTGGGGACAATATGAAATAGATAAAATGGTAAAAATTAAAAATTCTGGAAAAGAAGGAAATAAAGGAATTACAGATGGTTGAACTCCTTATCCAGTTAAAGAAATTGAATCTAATCCAACAGATGCAATTAAGCATGAAATCGATTGGGCAAATGTATATAGCTCTCTTTTAGAGGGGAATATAAGTCCCTATTACTATACATACGATATTGCAAAAGATGATAAATTCTTTTGAACAGAATTCTCATATTTAAATTGAAAAAACATGTCAACAAAATTACTTCAAAATTTAGATAGAGCAGAGGTTTCTGGATTTACTGGTGGAATAGCTTTATCTCAGTTACAAGCTCAATGACCAGATTACATAAAATTAACTGATAATATAAAAAATTTGAAGGACCCAACTGCTTCACCTTCTACTTTAGATTTAAAAACATACTCTAGATTAATGTTACAAGTTTATAGTAAATATATTAAAGGATTAAAACTTACTTATAATGAGGGCATGATTGATAGAAGTAACCCAGAAGAATTATTAATTAACGCTTCAAAAGCACAAAATAAATTAAATTCAGTTTTTAAAACAAAGAAAACTAAAAATTATTGAGATTTAAATAAAAATGAAAAAAATACTATGCAAATTAATGAAGACTTTACAGCTGACTTTAAATTTAAATGAAATGGTGAATTTATAAGTCCATTGGAAATTAATGAAAGTGATTTAGAATCAGTAACTGATGAAAATATATTAAAGGATTTAAATAGAGCACTTACTTTATGATTTGGTTCTGTATTGGATGGAAGAATGGGTACTGCTGTATTACAAACTACATATACAAGGTCTCCTTATTTTGTTCAAGAATATATAAAATCAGCTATTGAAAATAATGAAAATTATAATATTACTTTTAATTTAATTCCCTATGATAATAATAAAGATGAACTTGGAACAATGCTTAACTCAAACTTTTTATCTAAAAATGGGAAAGTTGAAAGTGCTAAAATATTTGGAGTAGAAAAAGATTCAAAACTTGTTTCTTTAAAAAATGCAAGGGGTTTAGAATTAAGTAGTACTCTATTTAAAAATGAAGTAAATGACTTTGTACCTTTAATTATTAATGAAAGTTTTTCCAAAAAAATAAATAAAGAAGTTGGACAAACTATTTCTCTTAAAGTTTTAAGAGAATTACTTAAACTGGATGGAGAAAATAAAGATTTAGTTTTAAATGAAGATGTAAAATACGGACATAATTTAGTAAAAGATAATAAACTAAATTTTAATAATGAATTTAGAACTCAATCAACTTATGCATACTATTCAAATGGTGGCATTTATGCAGATAACTCTTCAGCAATATTGGGTAGGGGTGTTGACTCATCAACTATTGGAGATATAAATATTGCAGCTAAGTATGCTGATAAAGCTACAAACCCAATAGATGTTTATGAAAAATATAAAGATGGAACATTGAGAGTAAATTCAAAATATGAAAATGTAGAATTTGTAATTGCAGGTGTACAAAATGGATATGGTCAACCACAAGGTTGAATCTCTAATGAGAAGGCAAATCAAATTTTAGAATATGATCAAGTTAAAAAATATAATTTCCAAAATTGATTTGCTAGAGAATATCCTCAAGGAAATCCATTATATAAACTTGAACAATTCTCAAATGGTGATGAGGAAAAAATTCAAGGAGTTACTTTAGAAGAGTTTATACAAGAAGTTTATGATGGAAAAAGAACTTATGAGGATTTCATTGCAAATGTGCAAAGAAGTAAACCTGGCTCAAGTTGAAGAAATATGAATCAACTTTATGATAATTTATATCCTATATTTAACTATAAATATAGTGAAGAACCAGAAATTATTGATTTAACTCAGGGGTTTTCGGTATCTTCAAAAATTGGTGACTTCAGTTCTGTTGGTTTAAATGGAAGTTTTGAAACTAAACAAGTCCCTTGTTCAGAAGTAGAATCAACTGATGCAGATGAAAATGAATGTACAATTGTTGATCCAGAAAAATTTAATCAAGGTTATGGAATTGGAACTCTTTCAACAATGCTACCAAAAGAACAAACTAGACAGATTTTAGGTCAAGTTACAGATCTTATAAATTTAATAATTATAATGTTTATTACAATAGCAATTATTGTTTCAGCAACAATTATTCTTTTAACCACAAGTTTAATTATTTTTGAAAATAAACAATTTATTGCAACTATGAAAACTTTAGGATATTCAAATGGATATGTTGTGAGACAAATTTTAGGAATGTACATAGCTCCAATTATGATTATGTATGTTATTGGTTTTATAGCAGGTTGGTATATCTTTGTCATAATATCTGACTTTTTAGCTTTAAATACAGCATGAGTTTTACCAGTAAATTTCTCATTGTGATTGCCATTTAGTGTATTTGGAGTTATTGCAACGATTTATGTAGTAACTTTTACAATTGGATGAAAAAATATTCAAAAAATAAATCCATTAGAAGCTTTAAAGGATAAAGATTAA
- the truA gene encoding tRNA pseudouridine(38-40) synthase TruA yields the protein MYYYLLTIEYDGTDFCGWAKQNRQRTIQGEIEKSIAKVAKNSIFRLVGASKTDSGVHAEDQKAWVELNFKPNIDGFLKALNRSLPLGIQVKDMNPIKKEFRVRNCKEKTYEYRINLGKNNVFENRHYFLAKNFLDIKKIKEALNLFVGNHDFLNFSGIKIEEIDLIKTKRKINSIECQLNDDIFFITFKAKGFIRYQIRMIVGACLAYSLGKITLDKIVNVLKLREAKMPYIANPEGLILKKITY from the coding sequence ATGTATTATTATTTATTAACTATTGAATATGATGGAACTGATTTTTGTGGTTGAGCTAAACAAAATAGACAAAGAACTATTCAAGGTGAAATTGAAAAATCTATAGCAAAAGTAGCCAAAAATTCTATATTTAGATTAGTAGGAGCTTCAAAAACTGATTCAGGAGTTCATGCAGAAGATCAAAAAGCTTGAGTTGAATTAAATTTTAAACCAAATATTGATGGTTTTCTAAAAGCACTAAATAGAAGTCTACCTTTGGGCATTCAAGTAAAAGATATGAATCCTATAAAGAAGGAATTTAGAGTTAGAAATTGTAAAGAAAAAACTTATGAATATAGAATAAATTTAGGAAAAAATAATGTCTTTGAAAATAGACATTATTTTTTAGCAAAAAATTTTTTAGACATTAAAAAAATTAAAGAAGCTTTAAATTTATTTGTAGGAAATCATGATTTCTTAAATTTTTCAGGAATTAAAATTGAAGAAATCGATTTAATTAAAACTAAAAGAAAAATTAATTCTATTGAATGTCAATTGAATGATGATATATTTTTTATTACTTTTAAAGCAAAAGGATTTATAAGATATCAAATAAGAATGATTGTAGGAGCTTGCTTAGCTTATAGTTTAGGCAAAATTACTTTAGATAAAATTGTTAATGTTTTAAAGCTAAGGGAGGCAAAAATGCCCTATATTGCAAATCCTGAAGGACTTATTTTAAAAAAAATTACTTATTAA
- a CDS encoding energy-coupling factor transporter transmembrane component T family protein, which yields MRMVFGRYMPYNSIIHKMDPRLKLFMIISLIVVVFLPIGYTGFVLTASLIFMMYLISKLSFKMLIKLFFPIIFIFLVLILINIFMLKPDNFKELADGAHDTGAYAYGYLYKWKAICFSEKALYSALYMTIRIFLMITLTTILTGTTQPLELTLAIEDLLWPLKLIGIPVYIFSTIISIALRMIPTLIDEAGRIMKAQSSRGIDFKNGKLIDKAKSMTSLIIPLLVSAFQKAEDLAYAMDSRGYDPHAKRTRYRQVKFRFLDVIIFTIGMGVFATLICYINISSFQEMVQIPRIDTILFSQPIK from the coding sequence ATGAGAATGGTATTTGGTAGATATATGCCCTATAATTCAATAATTCATAAAATGGATCCACGATTGAAACTGTTTATGATTATTTCATTGATTGTTGTTGTCTTTTTACCAATTGGTTATACTGGTTTTGTATTAACAGCAAGTTTAATATTTATGATGTATTTGATAAGTAAGTTAAGTTTTAAAATGCTAATAAAATTATTTTTTCCAATTATATTTATATTTTTGGTTTTAATATTAATTAATATATTTATGCTAAAACCAGATAATTTTAAAGAATTAGCTGATGGTGCGCATGATACAGGTGCCTATGCCTATGGTTATCTTTATAAATGAAAAGCTATTTGTTTTTCAGAAAAGGCTTTATATTCAGCTTTATATATGACAATTAGAATATTTTTAATGATAACTTTAACTACAATTTTAACAGGAACAACACAACCATTAGAATTAACTTTAGCAATTGAAGATTTATTATGACCATTAAAATTAATTGGAATACCTGTGTATATTTTTTCTACAATTATTTCAATTGCTTTAAGAATGATTCCAACTTTAATTGATGAAGCAGGAAGAATTATGAAAGCGCAATCTTCAAGGGGAATTGACTTTAAAAATGGAAAATTAATCGATAAAGCAAAATCAATGACATCATTAATTATTCCTTTATTAGTATCAGCTTTTCAAAAAGCTGAAGATTTAGCTTATGCAATGGATTCAAGAGGTTATGACCCTCATGCTAAAAGAACAAGATATAGACAAGTAAAATTTAGATTTTTAGATGTAATTATCTTTACTATTGGAATGGGTGTCTTTGCAACTCTTATTTGTTATATTAATATCAGTTCATTTCAAGAAATGGTACAAATCCCTAGAATAGATACAATTCTATTTTCTCAACCTATTAAATAA
- a CDS encoding energy-coupling factor transporter ATPase has protein sequence MVSQPKWDFNGEIKFESVAYTYSKNSPFEFRALNGTDLIIEEKKITAVIGMTGSGKSTLIQLTNGLLVTETGRTKIGDFQIPASTKKIKQVKELRREVGLVFQFPEYQLFQDTIEKDISFGPINLGANKKESFEKVPDLLKMVDLPIDYAKRSPFDLSGGQKRRVAIAGIIAMDGNTLVLDEPTGGLDPQGEEDFMNLFNKLNKEKNKRIIIVTHNMDHVLQIADQVIVMHKGKVISKGTPFEIFSNNKLLEQIEIEPPKLYKLAHKLKKAGLDVTRTEFRSVEELAKAIKEAVKAKRK, from the coding sequence ATTGTAAGTCAACCTAAATGAGATTTTAATGGTGAAATTAAATTTGAATCAGTTGCCTATACATACAGTAAAAATTCACCATTTGAATTTAGAGCATTAAATGGTACAGATTTAATAATTGAAGAGAAAAAAATTACAGCAGTAATTGGTATGACAGGTAGTGGTAAATCAACTTTAATTCAGTTAACAAATGGTTTATTAGTAACTGAAACAGGAAGAACCAAAATTGGTGATTTTCAAATTCCTGCTTCTACTAAAAAAATTAAACAAGTTAAGGAACTAAGAAGAGAAGTTGGTTTGGTATTCCAATTTCCAGAATATCAATTATTTCAAGATACAATAGAAAAAGACATTTCTTTTGGGCCAATTAATTTAGGAGCAAATAAAAAGGAAAGTTTTGAAAAAGTTCCTGATTTATTAAAAATGGTGGACTTACCAATAGATTATGCAAAAAGAAGCCCATTTGATTTAAGTGGGGGTCAAAAGCGTAGAGTTGCTATTGCAGGAATTATTGCAATGGATGGTAATACACTTGTTCTTGATGAACCAACAGGGGGCTTAGACCCTCAAGGTGAAGAAGACTTTATGAATTTATTTAATAAATTAAATAAAGAAAAAAATAAAAGAATTATTATTGTAACTCACAATATGGACCATGTTCTACAAATTGCAGATCAAGTAATTGTTATGCATAAAGGTAAAGTTATTTCAAAAGGAACTCCATTTGAAATTTTCTCTAATAATAAGTTATTAGAGCAAATTGAAATTGAGCCTCCAAAATTATATAAACTTGCTCATAAATTAAAAAAAGCAGGTTTGGATGTTACAAGGACTGAATTTAGATCAGTTGAAGAGCTTGCAAAAGCAATAAAAGAAGCTGTTAAGGCTAAAAGAAAATAG
- a CDS encoding energy-coupling factor transporter ATPase, translating to MSSTNLNATEKLNEFRLKLNEHNDKLIRASQKMIIARSKFSRREVEIDFVKSAENEYKIIKKDFKEVSDNSFFFENVKKAKEELKKASKNSKEYWKLFEEYKLAVFLYKESKVAIKDRGHGGLLSKLSQTALKLDKIKFRYREGHPFAVNGVSVEIKHGDYIAIIGHNGSGKSTLSKIIIGVLQPTNGSIEVYGNKVTRNNINMIRKFLGIVFQNPDNQFIGSTVRDDIAFGLENRRIAPSKMADIIVKSAKKVRMEEFLDHEPLMLSGGQKQRVAIASALALSPDILIFDEATSMLDPKGKNEVKEIMVELKNTREKTIFSITHDMDEILNADKVMVMNKGELVKFGSPKEILSEKEFLRSIHLDIPFVAQIEEALQNEGLKISGSANLEELVKNICQK from the coding sequence ATGTCAAGCACCAATTTAAATGCAACTGAAAAATTAAATGAATTTAGGCTTAAATTAAATGAACATAATGATAAGTTAATTCGTGCAAGTCAAAAAATGATTATTGCAAGAAGTAAATTTTCAAGACGTGAAGTTGAAATTGATTTTGTTAAATCAGCTGAAAATGAATATAAAATAATCAAAAAAGATTTTAAAGAAGTTTCTGATAATAGCTTCTTTTTTGAAAATGTTAAAAAGGCTAAAGAAGAATTAAAAAAAGCTTCAAAAAATTCAAAGGAGTATTGAAAATTATTTGAAGAATATAAATTAGCAGTATTTTTATATAAAGAATCAAAGGTAGCAATTAAAGATAGAGGCCACGGTGGATTGCTTTCAAAGCTATCTCAAACAGCTTTGAAACTTGATAAAATTAAATTTCGATATAGAGAAGGTCATCCTTTTGCAGTAAATGGTGTAAGTGTTGAAATTAAACACGGTGATTATATAGCAATTATTGGACATAATGGTAGTGGTAAATCAACGCTTTCAAAAATAATTATTGGAGTTTTGCAACCAACAAATGGATCAATTGAAGTATATGGTAATAAAGTAACTAGAAATAATATAAATATGATTCGTAAATTTTTAGGAATTGTATTTCAAAATCCAGATAATCAATTTATTGGATCAACTGTACGAGATGATATTGCATTTGGATTAGAAAATAGAAGAATTGCTCCATCTAAAATGGCAGATATTATTGTGAAATCTGCTAAAAAAGTAAGAATGGAAGAATTCTTAGATCATGAACCATTAATGCTAAGTGGTGGTCAAAAACAAAGAGTAGCAATTGCTTCTGCTTTGGCTCTTTCTCCAGACATTTTAATTTTTGATGAAGCAACAAGTATGCTAGATCCAAAAGGTAAAAATGAAGTCAAAGAGATTATGGTTGAATTAAAAAATACGAGAGAAAAAACAATTTTTTCTATTACTCATGATATGGATGAAATTTTAAATGCAGATAAAGTTATGGTAATGAATAAAGGTGAGTTAGTTAAATTTGGTTCACCAAAGGAAATCTTATCTGAAAAAGAATTCTTAAGATCTATTCATTTAGATATTCCATTTGTTGCTCAAATTGAAGAAGCACTACAAAATGAGGGTCTTAAAATCTCTGGAAGTGCAAATTTGGAAGAGTTGGTGAAAAATATATGTCAAAAATAA